From a region of the Methanolinea sp. genome:
- the purH gene encoding bifunctional phosphoribosylaminoimidazolecarboxamide formyltransferase/IMP cyclohydrolase, producing the protein MKWALISVWDKRGIVELARALAGHGVGILSSGGTGRLLREAGIGFTEVAAYTGSPEMMDGRVKTLHPRVHGGLLGRRGIDDPAMSEHGIHPIDLLVANLYPFEDMSATISDLAELTEYIDIGGPAMIRAAAKNFRNVAVVTSPADYGQVLDALAAGGFSQEQRFELAKKAFALTAAYDAAISNHFQRIGRDLPEIFSIQVRNGRRLRYGENPHQKGAVFGETGIAAAVPLQGKEMSYNNYLDLHAAAGLIREFDEPATVIVKHNNPCGVAVGNHVLEAYVRARDVDPVSAYGSVVAVNREVGLPLAEEICSTFVEVLAAPSFTPDALEAMERKENMRVLVLPGPVSGPEFRTIDGGLLLQETPPYREHWKVITDRDATPDELTALTLAWKVCKHTRSNTIIFADRQRTLGIGAGQMSRVDAAKIAIDKSLFSLVGSVVASDAFLPFPDTLEIAAAAGATALIQPGGSIRDAEVIAAANTLSMAMIFTGVRYFRH; encoded by the coding sequence ATGAAGTGGGCGCTCATCTCAGTATGGGACAAACGGGGGATCGTGGAACTGGCACGGGCGCTGGCCGGTCACGGGGTCGGGATCCTCTCCTCTGGCGGGACCGGCCGCCTGCTCCGGGAAGCAGGCATCGGTTTCACCGAAGTTGCAGCGTATACAGGCTCCCCGGAGATGATGGACGGGCGGGTCAAGACCCTCCATCCCAGGGTGCACGGGGGCCTGCTGGGGCGGCGGGGTATTGACGACCCTGCAATGTCCGAACACGGTATCCACCCTATTGACCTCCTGGTAGCAAACCTCTATCCCTTCGAGGACATGTCTGCAACCATTTCCGATCTTGCGGAGCTCACCGAGTATATTGACATCGGGGGGCCGGCGATGATCCGGGCAGCAGCAAAGAATTTCCGCAATGTTGCGGTCGTCACCAGTCCGGCCGATTATGGTCAGGTTCTCGATGCACTTGCCGCAGGAGGCTTTTCCCAGGAACAGCGATTCGAACTGGCAAAAAAGGCGTTTGCCCTGACTGCCGCGTATGATGCTGCGATCAGCAATCACTTCCAGAGGATAGGCCGCGACCTCCCTGAAATCTTCTCCATCCAGGTGCGGAACGGCAGGAGGCTCCGATACGGGGAGAACCCCCACCAGAAGGGCGCTGTCTTCGGTGAGACCGGCATTGCTGCTGCAGTCCCGCTCCAGGGAAAGGAGATGTCCTACAACAACTACCTTGACCTCCATGCTGCTGCCGGCCTGATTCGGGAATTCGATGAGCCTGCAACCGTCATCGTGAAACACAACAACCCCTGCGGGGTCGCGGTTGGCAATCACGTCCTCGAAGCCTATGTCCGCGCCCGCGATGTCGACCCGGTTTCGGCCTACGGATCGGTCGTCGCCGTCAATCGCGAGGTCGGGCTCCCTCTTGCCGAGGAGATATGTTCGACTTTTGTTGAAGTCCTTGCCGCACCGTCATTCACCCCTGATGCCCTGGAGGCCATGGAGAGGAAGGAGAACATGCGGGTCCTGGTCCTCCCCGGCCCGGTATCCGGACCCGAGTTCCGGACTATCGATGGCGGGCTCCTCCTGCAGGAGACACCTCCTTACCGTGAGCACTGGAAGGTGATAACAGACCGCGATGCGACACCGGATGAGCTTACGGCACTCACCCTGGCCTGGAAAGTCTGCAAGCACACCAGGAGCAATACCATCATCTTTGCCGACCGGCAGCGGACGCTCGGAATCGGAGCAGGCCAGATGAGCCGCGTGGATGCTGCAAAGATCGCTATCGACAAGTCCCTCTTCTCCCTGGTCGGGTCGGTGGTCGCGTCCGATGCCTTCCTGCCGTTCCCAGACACCCTGGAGATCGCTGCTGCCGCTGGAGCAACAGCCCTCATCCAGCCGGGTGGATCGATCCGCGATGCCGAGGTGATTGCCGCGGCAAACACCCTGAGCATGGCCATGATCTTCACCGGGGTGCGCTACTTCCGTCACTGA
- a CDS encoding DUF4013 domain-containing protein, protein MDFGKLLGDSFGYTKDGLLGNPVTWILLIVLSVLPVIPFGLALLAMIPLFMTGTVTGIPTVIAAFAVALIVALLLGTFFMGYMVKIFRGEVPLPAVSGFGKMFSDGIRYLLIEIIYTIPVIIILAFSIGAVFMAALSTGPDFEALLPLIGGAILGILIALIVAIIIGLFAIIGVVRFARTGRIGEAFNFSAIIATIGRIGWGSYILALIIGGAIVLVVQVVLGSIPFIGGILQLIISPFLTVFFTRYVTLLYESGERDVTVQA, encoded by the coding sequence ATGGACTTTGGAAAATTACTGGGTGATTCCTTTGGATATACCAAGGATGGCCTGCTGGGAAATCCGGTGACCTGGATCCTGCTGATAGTGCTGTCAGTGTTACCCGTCATTCCGTTCGGTCTTGCGCTGCTGGCAATGATCCCCTTATTCATGACCGGAACGGTAACCGGTATTCCGACGGTTATCGCGGCCTTTGCCGTTGCACTCATCGTGGCATTGCTGCTCGGAACATTCTTCATGGGCTACATGGTGAAAATATTCAGGGGAGAGGTTCCCCTGCCGGCCGTCTCAGGCTTCGGAAAGATGTTCTCAGATGGTATCAGGTATCTCCTCATCGAGATTATCTACACCATCCCGGTCATCATCATCCTTGCATTTTCGATCGGGGCTGTATTCATGGCCGCACTCTCGACAGGGCCCGACTTCGAGGCCCTTCTCCCGCTCATCGGAGGAGCCATTCTTGGCATTCTCATCGCCCTGATTGTCGCTATTATAATCGGACTCTTCGCGATAATCGGTGTGGTACGGTTTGCCCGGACAGGCAGGATTGGCGAGGCATTCAATTTTTCAGCCATCATTGCCACGATTGGGAGGATCGGCTGGGGTTCCTACATACTCGCCCTGATCATCGGGGGGGCAATCGTCCTCGTTGTCCAGGTCGTTCTGGGATCGATCCCCTTTATCGGGGGAATACTCCAGTTGATCATCTCTCCGTTCCTCACGGTATTCTTCACCCGGTATGTGACCCTGCTATACGAGAGCGGTGAGCGGGATGTCACTGTCCAGGCTTAA